The DNA sequence CCGCCGCCTCGGCGCGGAAGGCTCGGTGCTGCTGAAGAACGACGGCGGGCTGCTGCCGCTGGCGGGCACGGCGCGCACCATCGCGCTGATCGGCCCGAACGTCGACACCGCGCAGATCATGGGCGGCGGCAGTGCCAACGTGAACGCGCTGCACCGCATCACCCCGCACGAAGGGCTGGCCGCGCAGACCGACGCCGTGCTGGTCTGCGTGCCCGGCGCAGACAACTACCGCTGGGTGCCGTTGCTGCAACAGCCGATGGCGGTGGACTTCTACACCTCGACCGACCTGAGCGGCGACGTGGCCGTGCGCGCGGTCTATCCGAGCAGCGAGAAGCTGTGGGCTGGCGCGGTCGAACCCGGCATCGACCCGATGCACTTCTCGGCCCGCGCGACGGTCGAGTTCGTGCCGCCAGCCGATGGCGACTACCAGGTCTCGATCACCAGCGCGGGCCTGAGCCGCGTGCTGGTCGATGGCGTGCAGGTGATCGAGGCCTGGGAGAGCTGGGCGCCAGGCGACACCTACTTCACCTTCGGCTGCACCGAGCGCGTGGTCAGCCACCCGCTGCGGGCCGGCGTGCCGGTGACGATCACGGTCGAGTATTCGTCGCCGACCAGCGTGCCGGTGTCGTTCAAGGCGCTGCGGCTGGGCGTGTACCTGCCGCGGGCCGAGGCGGAACTGGCCGCGGCCGAGGCGGCGGCGCGTCAAGCCGATGTGGCGATCGTCTTCATCGGCCTGAACGCCGAGTGGGACTGCGAGGGCCTGGACCGCCCCGACATGGCCCTGCCGCACCAGCAGAACGCGCTGGTCGAGCGCGTCGTCGCCGCGAACCCGAACACCATCGTCGTGCTGCAGACTGGCGCGCCGGTGGAGCTGCCGTGGCTGGACCGGGTGCCGGCGGTGCTGCAGGCCTGGTATCCGGGGCAGGAATGCGGTCACGCGATCGCCGATGTGCTGACGGGCCGCGCCGCGCCGGGCGGGCGGCTGCCGCAGACGTGGCCGAAGCGGCTGGCGGATGTCGTCACGTCGAACGGCGATCCGCTGCGCTATCCCGGCCAGGGCGGGCGCGTGGTCTACGACGAAGGCGTGTTCATCGGCTACCGGCACCACGACACGCACGGGGTCGCGCCGATGTTCCCGTTCGGGCACGGGCTGTCGACGACGACGTTCGCGTGGGGTGAGGTGCGCGTCGACCGCACGGCGATCGAGCCGGGCGGCACGGTCACCGTCTCGGTGGACGTGACCAACACCGGCACGCGCGCGGGCTCGGAGGTGGTGCAGCTCTACGTCAGCGATCCGGTCAGCGGTGTGGAACGGCCGGCGCAGGAACTCAAGGGCTTTGCCAAGCTCGCGCTGCAGCCCGGCGAGACCGGCACGGCGACGATCACGCTCGGGATGCGCGCCTTCGCGTGGTTCGACACGGCGCGCGGCGGCTGGGTGGCCGAAGCCGGGGCGTTCGGACTGCGGCTGGGAGCGTCGTCGCGGGACATCCGGGGCGAGGCCGGGGTGACGCTGGCGGGGGACTGGTTCGCGGCGGCGTGATCGCAGGACGGCTCAGGCCGAGCGCCCCTTCGCGATGCTCCGGCACAGCAGCACCATCGGCACCAGCCCCACCACGACGATCGCCAGCGCGGCGGTCGAGGCTTCGGTCAGCCGCTCGTCCGAGGCCAGCGTGTACGTCTGCGTCGCCAGCGTGTCGAAGTTGAAGGGGCGCATCACCAGCGTCGCCGGCAGCTCCTTCATCACGTCGATGAACACCAGCAGCCCCGCCGTCAGCGCACTGCCGCGCAGCATCGGCAGATGCACCCGCCGCAGCGTCTGCCCCACGCTCAGGCCGAGGCTGCGCGCCGCGTGGTCCATGTTCGGCGTGATGCGGCCGAGGCCCTCGTCGATCGCCTGCACCGCCGCCGTCAGGTAGCGCACGAGACACGCGTAGACCAGTGCTGCGATGCTGCCCGTGAACAGCAGGCCCGGCGTGTGGCCGGTCAGCTCGCCGATCAGGGCCGCCAGCGCGTGGTCGAGCCGCGTCACCGGGATCAGCACGCCCACCGCGATCACCGACCCCGGCAGCGCATAGCCCAGGCCGACCACCCGGTGCGCCCAGCGCGTGACCGGGCCGCGGTGGATGCGCGCCGCGTAGCCGATCAGCAGCGCCAGCGCCACCGCCAGCAGCGCGGTCGTGCCGGCCACCAGCATGCTGTTGCGCGCCAGCACGAAGAAGCGCTCGCCGAACTGCGCATCGCCCTCGGTCAGCGCCATGCGCAGCAGCAGGCCGGCCGGCAGCAGGAAACCCGCCACCAGCGGCAGGACACAGCCGATCACCGCACCGGCCGCCTTCACCCCGGCCAGCGGCACCCGCGGATTGCCACGCTGGCGCAAGGTCGTGTCGTGGTAGCGCCGCCCGCCACGGCTGACCCGCTCGAACGCCAGCACCGCCACCACGAAGGCCAGCAGCACCAGCGCCAGCTGCGCCGCCGCCACCCGGTCACCAAGCGAGAACCACGCGCGGTAGATGCCGGTCGTGAAGGTCTGCACCGCGAAATAGGACACCGTGCCGTAGTCGGCCAGCGTCTCCATCAGCGCCAGCGCCACGCCGCCCGCGATCGCCGGCCGCGCCATCGGCAGCGACAGCCGCAGGAACGCGCGGAATGGCGACAGCCCGAGCGAGCGGCCGACCTCGATCATCCCGCCCGCCCGCTCCAGGAAGGCCGTGCGCGCCAGCATGTAGACATACGGGTACAGCACCAGCGTGAACATCAGCGCTGCGCCACCGAGCGTGCGCACGTCCGGGAACCAGTAGTCCGCCTTGCGCCAGCCGAACGCGGCGCGCAGGGCGGTCTGCACCGGGCCGACGTACTGGAAGAAGTCGGTGTAGACATAAGCGATCACGTACGACGGCATCGCCAGCGGCAGCACCAGCGCCCACTCGAACGACGCCCGCCCCGGGAACTCGTGGCGCGTCACCAGCCACGCAGCACCCACACCCAGCGCGGCCACGCCCAGCCCGACCCCGGCACACAGCCACAGCGTGCTCGCCACATAGTCGCCGAGCACGGTCGAGGCCAGGTGCGCCCAGGTGTCGCCGGTTCCGCCCGAGAAGACGTGCGTGCCGACCGACACCAGCGGTGCGGCCACCAGCAGCGCTGCCAGCACGGCAATCCACAACAGCCACGGCGGACGGCGGCGGGTCGGAGCAGAAGACATCAGGACACCTTTCGAACGGTACGATTCGGCCAACGATAATGATTATCATCCTTGATCATGTCCACGCACTCCACTCCCTGGCTCGCCCTCGACGGACTTCGGCTCGGCTACGGCCGCAAGACCGTCGTCGAACACCTCGCGCTGCACCTGCCACAGGGCACCATCGGCTGTCTGCTGGGGCCGTCCGGCTGCGGCAAGACGACGGTGCTGCGCGCGGTGGCGGGGTTCGAGCCGGTGCTGGGCGGCGAGATCCGGCTGGACGGGCAGGTGGTCAGCTCGACCCACGTGCACCTGCCGCCCGAACAGCGCCGCATCGGCATGGTGTTCCAGGACCACGCCCTCTTCCCGCACCTGACGGTCGCCGCCAATGTCGGCTTCGGGCTGCGCGGCCACCCGAGTCCCGACAAGCGCGTGGCCGAGATGCTCGACACGGTCGGCCTGGGCCACACCGCACAGCGCTACCCGCACGAACTCTCCGGCGGCCAGCAGCAGCGCGTGGCCTTGGCGCGGGCATTGGCGCCGTCGCCGCGGCTGATGCTGCTGGACGAGCCGTTTTCCAGCCTCGACATCGAGCTGCGCGAGCGGCTCGGCGCGGAGCTGCGCAGCCTGCTGAAAGCCGCCGGCACCACCGCCCTGCTTGTCACCCACGACCAGCACGAGGCGTTTGCCATCGCCGACGAGATCGGCGTGATGCACCAGGGCCGGATCCAGCAATGGGCCAGCGCCTACCAGCTCTACCACGAACCGGCCAACCGCTTCGTCGCCGACTTCGTCGGGCAAGGCGCGTTCCTGCCGGGCGAAGTGCTGGCCGGGCACCACCACGTCCGCACCGAGCTGGGGGTCGCGCACAGCGATCAGCCGATCCGCTGCACCGAGCACGGCGACCTGTGCGGCGCGGGCTGCGCGGTGGACGTGCTGCTGCGCCCGGACGACGTGGTCCATGACGACGACGCGCCGACCCGCGCCCGCGTGGTCCACAAGGCCTTCCGGGGCGCGGAGTTCCTCTACACGCTGGCACTCGACAGCGGCGCGCAGGTGCTCTCGCTCGTGCCCTCGCACCACAACCACGCGATCGGCGAGGCGATCGGGATCCGGCTGGAGCTGGCGCATGTGGTGGCGTACCAGCGGACACGGACGGGGACGGAAACAGCGGCGGCCTGAGACAATCCGGCCCATGCTGCAATTCCAACTCCTCGGCACCGAAGGCCACGCGCGCCGCGGTCGCCTGACGCTCAACCACGGCGTCGTCGAAACCCCCATCTTCATGCCCGTGGGCACCTACGGCACCGTCAAGGGCGTGATGCCGCGCTCGCTCGAAGAGATGGGCGCGCAGATCATCCTGGGCAACACCTTCCACCTCTGGATGCGCCCCGGGCTCGACGTGATGGCCCAGTTCGGCGGGCTGCACAAGTTCGAGAACTGGCACAAGCCCATCCTCACCGACTCGGGCGGGTTTCAGGTCTGGTCGCTCGGCGAGATGCGCAAGATCAGCGAGGAAGGTGTCAAGTTCGCGTCGCCCGTCAACGGCGACAAGCTGTTCCTCACACCCGAGATCAGCGTGCAGATCCAGACGGTGCTGAACTCCGACATCGTCATGCAGTTCGACGAATGCACGCCCTACTGGCAAGGCGTCAAGGGCAGCGGCCACATCACCAGCGAGAAGGAAGCGCGGGTGTCGATGGAGCTGTCGATGCGCTGGGCCAAGCGGTCGAAGGCGGAATTCGAGCGGCTGCAGAACCCGAACGCGCTCTTCGGCATCGTGCAGGGCGGCATGTTCGAACACCTGCGCGAAGAGTCGCTGAACGGCCTGGTCGAGCTGGACCTGCCCGGCTACGCGATCGGCGGCGTGTCGGTCGGCGAGCCCAAGGACGAGATGGTGCGGATCATGCGCCACACGCCGCACCTGCTGCCGAGCCAGAAGCCGCGCTACCTGATGGGCGTGGGGACACCGGAAGATCTGGTCGAGGGCGTGGCCTGCGGCGTGGACATGTTCGACTGCGTCATGCCGACCCGCAACGCGCGCAACGGCCACCTCTTCACCCGCTTCGGCGACCTGAAGATCCGCAACGCGCGCCACAAGACCGATGAAGGCCCGATCGACCCGACCTGCGGCTGCCACACCTGCCAGAACTTCAGCCGCGCCTACCTGCACCACCTCGACCGCTGCGGCGAGATGCTCGGCCCGATGCTGACCAGCATCCACAACCTGCATTACTACCTGAACCTGATGCAGGAAGTGCGCAACGCGCTGGATGCCGGCGAGTTCGCGGCATTTCAGGCGCAATTCAAGGCCGATCGCGCCCGCGGGGTCTAGCCATGGAGATCCGCTGGCCAGCCCTGGACGACCTGAACCCGCCGGCCACCGACGCCGAGATCACCACGCTGGAGCAGCAACTCGGCGTCACGCTGCCGGCGGACTATGTGCAGGTGCTTCGCCAGCACAACGGCCAGCGCGGCCTGGCGGACGGGCTGTTCGACGGGCAGGAGTTCCTGTCGACGCAGAACGTGTTTGCGCAGTGGCGGATCTGGAAGGGGCTGCACGACGCGGGAGAGTTCAAGGCGCTGCACTCGTCACCGGCGGCGGGCGTGCGCGACGACTGGTGGAACCCGCGCTGGATCCCGTTCACGCACGACGGCGGTGGCAACCACCTCTGCCTGGACCTCGACCCTGCCGAAGGCGGCTCGGTCGGTCAGGTCATCGCGATGTGGCACGACGCGGCCGAACGCACGGTGGAAGGCCGAAGTTTCGGTGAATGGTTTGGCCGCTGGCTGACACGCACCACGGCGTAGCGCCAGCAACCCGCGTCCTCACCCCGCAGCGAGCACCTCGTCGATCACCTCGACCCAGTGCTTCACCGGCAACTGCGTCCCCGACTGCAGGTGCTGGATGCAGCCGATGTTGCCGGAGATGATGACGCTGGGCTGGCGGGCCTCCAGCGTCTGCACCTTGCGGTCGCGCAGCTGGTAGGCGATCTCGGGCTGCAGCACGGAATACGTGCCGGCCGAGCCGCAGCAGAGGTGGCTGTCCTGCGTCGGCAGGTGCACCTCGAAGCCGATCTCGGCCATCGCCGCCTCGACGCCGCCACGCAGCTTCTGGCCGTGCTGCAGCGTGCAGGGTGGGTGGTAGGCCAGCACACCGCGGGCGCGGCGCTGGCCCATCACCGCCTTGAGCGGCCCGATCAGCGTCGGCAGCAGCTCGGAAAGATCGCGCGCCACCGCACTGATGCGCGCGGCCTTCTCGGCATAGGCCGGGTCGCCGGCCAGCGCGTGGCCGTAGTCCTTGACCGAGAGGCCGCAGCCCGAGGCGTTGAACACGATGGCCTCGACCGGCTCGACCCCGCCCAGCCCTTCGACCTTGGGCCACCAGGCGTCGATGTTGCGGCGCATGTCGGTCAGCGCGCCTTCGCGGTCGCCGAGGTGGTCGCGCACGGCGCCGCAGCAGCCGGCCTCGTCCGACACCAGCGTCTGCACGCCGCAGGCATCGAGCACACGGGCAGTGGCGCTGTTGATGTTGGGGGCCAGCGTCGGCTGCACGCAGCCCTGCAGCATCAGCACCTTGCGGCGGTGCTCGCGCGTGGGCCAGCGCTGGGCGTGGGCCATCGCGGTGGCACTCAGCTTTGGCGGCACCTTGTTCTTGAGCATGCCGGGCAGCAGCGCCCGCACGTTCTGCCCCGTCCGCAGCATCGGGCCGAAGCTGGGCGAGGTCATGGTCTCGCGCAGCATCCAGCGCACGCTGCGGTCGGCGCGCGGGCGCTCGACCTTGGCATCGACCACGCGCCGGCCGATCTCGACCAGCGCGCCGTATTCCACGCCCGACGGGCAGGTCGTCTCGCAGCTGCGGCAGGTCAGGCAGCGGTCGAGGTGGAGCTGGGTCTTGCGGGTCGGCGCGTGGCCTTCCATCACCTGCTTGATCAGGTAGATGCGGCCACGCGGGCTGTCCAGCTCGTTGCCGAGCAGCTGGTAGGTCGGGCAGGTGGCGGTGCAGAAACCGCAGTGCACGCAGCGGCGCAGGATCTCTTCGGCGCGGTCGCCGTCGGGGGTGTCCTGGAATTCAGGCGCGAGGGTGGTTTGCATGCTGGCTCAGAGTCCCGGGTAGAGACGGCCCGGGTTGAACACGCCGTCGGGGTCGAAGGCCTGCTTGAGTTCCTGGTGGATGCGGTCGAGCGGCGGCTTGAGCGGCGCGAACACGCCCAGGCCGTTGGACACCGCCGCCTTGTCGCGGGCGCGGAACAGCGTGGCGTGGCCACCGACCTGGCTGGCGATCTGGCGCACGCGGGCCGCCGGCTCGCGCGTGACCCACCAGCGCTGCGCGCCACCCCAGTCGATGAGCTGGTCGCCCGGCAGCGGCAGCGGCGGCGCGCCCGAAGGCACCGACAGCCGCCACAGCGCCGCACCATCGGCCAGCGCGCGGCGGGCCTCGACGAAGAAGTCGTCGGTCTGGTCGCGCATGCCGAGCCAGAAGCGCTGCGCCAGCGCGTTGTCGATCGGCTCGCCGCCCATCTTCTGGTTGGCGGCGGCCACGGCCGTCGTCGCCCCGGACAGGCGCACGACCAGCGCGCCCTGCCACCACGCGGTCGCGTTGACCGGCAGCGGCTGACCGGCCCAGCGCTGCATCAGATCGAGCGCCTCGCCTTCGGAGCAGTCGAAACGCAGCGTGCTGGTGTAGGACGGCGTGGGCATCACCTTCAGCGACACCTCGCAGACCACGCCCAGGATGCCCAGCGAACCGGCCACCATGCGCGCCACGTCGTAGCCGGCGACGTTCTTCATCACCTGGCCGCCGAAGGTCAGCACCTCGGCCTTGCCAGTCAGCAGGGTCATGCCCAGCACGTAGTCGCGCACGCTGCCCATCGCTGCGCGGGACGGCCCGGACAAGCCGGTCGCCACCATGCCACCGATGGTGCCGCCCCGCTGGCCGGGGCGCTCGGTGTCGGGGTAGCGCGGCGGCTCGAAGGCGAGGTACTGGTTGCGCCGGGCGAGTTCGGCCTCGACCTCGGCGATGGGCGTGCCGCCGCGCACGGTCATGACCAGCTCGCTCGGCTCGTAGCGCGTGATGCCGGTCAGGCCGCGCACGTCGAGCAGCTGGCCCTGGATGGGCTCGCCGTAGAAGGACTTGGTGCCCGTGCCACGGATGGCGAGGCTGCCGCGCGCCTCGCGGGCGACGCGGACGCGTTCGATCAGGCTGTCGAGGGCCTTGCTCATGGGTGTGTGGTGTTCAGGGACACGATCAGGGATCACGGATCAGAAACGGTTCAGAACCGGGGCAGTTCGCTGAAGGGCAGCAGACCGCGCTTGACATGCATTCTTCCGTACTCGGCGCAGCGGTGGAGGGTCGGAATCACCTTGCCGGGATTGAGCAGGCCGGGCGCGTCGAACGCCCGCTTCACCGCCAGCATCATCTCGCGCTCCTCGGGGGCGAACTGCACGCACATGGAGTTCAGCTTCTCGACACCCACGCCGTGCTCGCCGGTGATCGTGCCGCCCATGGCCACACTGGTCTCCAGGATCTCGGCGCCGAAGGCTTCGGCCCGCTCCAGCTCGCCGGGACGGCTGGCATCGAACAGGATCAGCGGGTGCAGGTTGCCGTCGCCGGCGTGGAAGACGTTGCAGCAGCGCAGGTCGTGGCGCAGCTCCATCTCGGCGATGGCGCGCAGCATGTCGGCCAGGCGCTTGCGCGGGATGGTGGAGTCCATGCACAGGTAGTCCGGGCTGATGCGGCCGGACGCCGGAAACGCGTTCTTGCGGCCGGACCAGAACTTCAGCCGCTGCGCCTCGTCGCGGCTGACTTCGAGCCGGCTCGCGCCGCAGCGGCGCAGCACCTCGGTCATGCGGCCGATTTCCTCCTCGACTTCTTCCGGCGTGCCATCGCTCTCGCAGAGCAGGATCGCTGCGGCCTCCAGGTCGTAGCCGGCGTGCACGAAGTCCTCGACCGCGGCGGTCATCGGCTTGTCCATCATCTCCAGCCCGGCGGGGATGATGCCGGCGGCGATGACCTCGGCCACCGCGTCGCCCGCCGTCTCGACGGTGGGGAAGCTGGCCATGATGCAGCGCGCGATCTGCGGCCGCGGCACGAGCTTGACGGTGACCTCGGTGATCACGGCGAGCATGCCCTCGCTGCCGATGACCACGCTCAGCAGGTCGAGCCCCGGCGCATCGAGCGCGGCGCTGCCGAACTCGACCGGCTCGCCCTCGACGGTGTAGCCGCGCACCTTCAGCACGTTGTGCAGCGTCAGGCCGTATTTCAGGCAGTGCACGCCGCCGGAGTTCTCGGCGACGTTGCCGCCGATGGTGCAGGCGATCTGGCTGGACGGATCCGGCGCGTAGTACAGGCCGAACGGCGCGGCGGCCTCGCTGATGGCGAGGTTGCGCACGCCGCACTGCACGACCGCGGTGCGCTCGCGCGGATCGATCTTCAGGATGCGGCTGAAGCGGGCCAGCGACAGGGTCAGGCCGTCACGGTGCGGCATGGCACCGCCGGACAGGCCGGTTCCGGCGCCACGCGCCACGACCGGCACGTCCAGCCGCCGGCAGGCGCGCAGCACGTTGGCGACCTGTTCCTCGGTCTCGGGCAGCGCCACCGCCATGGGCTGGGCGCGGTAGGCGGTCAGGCCGTCGCATTCGTAGGGGACTGTGTCCTCGGCGTGCCACAGCAGCGCGTGGGCGGGCAGCACGGAAGACAGCGCCTGCACAAGCCGGCTCTGGCGCTCGCGCCGGGCAGCGGCGTCCAGCACGTCTTGCGGCAAGGGGGCGTTCATCGGAAAACTTCTCCAGCAAAGGTGGACCGCACTGTAATGCGGGGGATCAGGAATGCAGAAAGACCGTCAGGACGGCGGTGTATCCGTACAGATGATGCCGTGCAATCTCGCCACCGGCGAAAAAACCGACCAGCGGCACG is a window from the Sphaerotilus montanus genome containing:
- a CDS encoding ABC transporter ATP-binding protein — encoded protein: MSTHSTPWLALDGLRLGYGRKTVVEHLALHLPQGTIGCLLGPSGCGKTTVLRAVAGFEPVLGGEIRLDGQVVSSTHVHLPPEQRRIGMVFQDHALFPHLTVAANVGFGLRGHPSPDKRVAEMLDTVGLGHTAQRYPHELSGGQQQRVALARALAPSPRLMLLDEPFSSLDIELRERLGAELRSLLKAAGTTALLVTHDQHEAFAIADEIGVMHQGRIQQWASAYQLYHEPANRFVADFVGQGAFLPGEVLAGHHHVRTELGVAHSDQPIRCTEHGDLCGAGCAVDVLLRPDDVVHDDDAPTRARVVHKAFRGAEFLYTLALDSGAQVLSLVPSHHNHAIGEAIGIRLELAHVVAYQRTRTGTETAAA
- a CDS encoding beta-glucosidase H is translated as MPTPNLPALLDAMTLEEQVSLLTGADFWCTVAIPRLGIPAIKVTDGPNGARGGIFNGGPKTACFPVAIALGSTWDPALIAEAGAALAAEARLKGAGVLLAPTVNLHRSTLNGRNFECYSEDPFLTGEIACGYIRGLQDHGVAATIKHFVCNDSEVERMSIDSVVDERTMRELYLVPFEKAVKDANVQAVMTSYNRINGDFAGDNAPLVRDILRGQWGFDGLVMSDWFAEHATQKSATAGMDLEMPGTTRHRGEALVQAVREGRVSADDVRACAGRVLQLVERVGGFASPGIPDERSEDAPERRALIRRLGAEGSVLLKNDGGLLPLAGTARTIALIGPNVDTAQIMGGGSANVNALHRITPHEGLAAQTDAVLVCVPGADNYRWVPLLQQPMAVDFYTSTDLSGDVAVRAVYPSSEKLWAGAVEPGIDPMHFSARATVEFVPPADGDYQVSITSAGLSRVLVDGVQVIEAWESWAPGDTYFTFGCTERVVSHPLRAGVPVTITVEYSSPTSVPVSFKALRLGVYLPRAEAELAAAEAAARQADVAIVFIGLNAEWDCEGLDRPDMALPHQQNALVERVVAANPNTIVVLQTGAPVELPWLDRVPAVLQAWYPGQECGHAIADVLTGRAAPGGRLPQTWPKRLADVVTSNGDPLRYPGQGGRVVYDEGVFIGYRHHDTHGVAPMFPFGHGLSTTTFAWGEVRVDRTAIEPGGTVTVSVDVTNTGTRAGSEVVQLYVSDPVSGVERPAQELKGFAKLALQPGETGTATITLGMRAFAWFDTARGGWVAEAGAFGLRLGASSRDIRGEAGVTLAGDWFAAA
- a CDS encoding FAD-linked oxidase C-terminal domain-containing protein, translating into MNAPLPQDVLDAAARRERQSRLVQALSSVLPAHALLWHAEDTVPYECDGLTAYRAQPMAVALPETEEQVANVLRACRRLDVPVVARGAGTGLSGGAMPHRDGLTLSLARFSRILKIDPRERTAVVQCGVRNLAISEAAAPFGLYYAPDPSSQIACTIGGNVAENSGGVHCLKYGLTLHNVLKVRGYTVEGEPVEFGSAALDAPGLDLLSVVIGSEGMLAVITEVTVKLVPRPQIARCIMASFPTVETAGDAVAEVIAAGIIPAGLEMMDKPMTAAVEDFVHAGYDLEAAAILLCESDGTPEEVEEEIGRMTEVLRRCGASRLEVSRDEAQRLKFWSGRKNAFPASGRISPDYLCMDSTIPRKRLADMLRAIAEMELRHDLRCCNVFHAGDGNLHPLILFDASRPGELERAEAFGAEILETSVAMGGTITGEHGVGVEKLNSMCVQFAPEEREMMLAVKRAFDAPGLLNPGKVIPTLHRCAEYGRMHVKRGLLPFSELPRF
- a CDS encoding ABC transporter permease, which translates into the protein MSSAPTRRRPPWLLWIAVLAALLVAAPLVSVGTHVFSGGTGDTWAHLASTVLGDYVASTLWLCAGVGLGVAALGVGAAWLVTRHEFPGRASFEWALVLPLAMPSYVIAYVYTDFFQYVGPVQTALRAAFGWRKADYWFPDVRTLGGAALMFTLVLYPYVYMLARTAFLERAGGMIEVGRSLGLSPFRAFLRLSLPMARPAIAGGVALALMETLADYGTVSYFAVQTFTTGIYRAWFSLGDRVAAAQLALVLLAFVVAVLAFERVSRGGRRYHDTTLRQRGNPRVPLAGVKAAGAVIGCVLPLVAGFLLPAGLLLRMALTEGDAQFGERFFVLARNSMLVAGTTALLAVALALLIGYAARIHRGPVTRWAHRVVGLGYALPGSVIAVGVLIPVTRLDHALAALIGELTGHTPGLLFTGSIAALVYACLVRYLTAAVQAIDEGLGRITPNMDHAARSLGLSVGQTLRRVHLPMLRGSALTAGLLVFIDVMKELPATLVMRPFNFDTLATQTYTLASDERLTEASTAALAIVVVGLVPMVLLCRSIAKGRSA
- the glcF gene encoding glycolate oxidase subunit GlcF; protein product: MQTTLAPEFQDTPDGDRAEEILRRCVHCGFCTATCPTYQLLGNELDSPRGRIYLIKQVMEGHAPTRKTQLHLDRCLTCRSCETTCPSGVEYGALVEIGRRVVDAKVERPRADRSVRWMLRETMTSPSFGPMLRTGQNVRALLPGMLKNKVPPKLSATAMAHAQRWPTREHRRKVLMLQGCVQPTLAPNINSATARVLDACGVQTLVSDEAGCCGAVRDHLGDREGALTDMRRNIDAWWPKVEGLGGVEPVEAIVFNASGCGLSVKDYGHALAGDPAYAEKAARISAVARDLSELLPTLIGPLKAVMGQRRARGVLAYHPPCTLQHGQKLRGGVEAAMAEIGFEVHLPTQDSHLCCGSAGTYSVLQPEIAYQLRDRKVQTLEARQPSVIISGNIGCIQHLQSGTQLPVKHWVEVIDEVLAAG
- a CDS encoding SMI1/KNR4 family protein; the encoded protein is MEIRWPALDDLNPPATDAEITTLEQQLGVTLPADYVQVLRQHNGQRGLADGLFDGQEFLSTQNVFAQWRIWKGLHDAGEFKALHSSPAAGVRDDWWNPRWIPFTHDGGGNHLCLDLDPAEGGSVGQVIAMWHDAAERTVEGRSFGEWFGRWLTRTTA
- the tgt gene encoding tRNA guanosine(34) transglycosylase Tgt, coding for MLQFQLLGTEGHARRGRLTLNHGVVETPIFMPVGTYGTVKGVMPRSLEEMGAQIILGNTFHLWMRPGLDVMAQFGGLHKFENWHKPILTDSGGFQVWSLGEMRKISEEGVKFASPVNGDKLFLTPEISVQIQTVLNSDIVMQFDECTPYWQGVKGSGHITSEKEARVSMELSMRWAKRSKAEFERLQNPNALFGIVQGGMFEHLREESLNGLVELDLPGYAIGGVSVGEPKDEMVRIMRHTPHLLPSQKPRYLMGVGTPEDLVEGVACGVDMFDCVMPTRNARNGHLFTRFGDLKIRNARHKTDEGPIDPTCGCHTCQNFSRAYLHHLDRCGEMLGPMLTSIHNLHYYLNLMQEVRNALDAGEFAAFQAQFKADRARGV
- the glcE gene encoding glycolate oxidase subunit GlcE; amino-acid sequence: MSKALDSLIERVRVAREARGSLAIRGTGTKSFYGEPIQGQLLDVRGLTGITRYEPSELVMTVRGGTPIAEVEAELARRNQYLAFEPPRYPDTERPGQRGGTIGGMVATGLSGPSRAAMGSVRDYVLGMTLLTGKAEVLTFGGQVMKNVAGYDVARMVAGSLGILGVVCEVSLKVMPTPSYTSTLRFDCSEGEALDLMQRWAGQPLPVNATAWWQGALVVRLSGATTAVAAANQKMGGEPIDNALAQRFWLGMRDQTDDFFVEARRALADGAALWRLSVPSGAPPLPLPGDQLIDWGGAQRWWVTREPAARVRQIASQVGGHATLFRARDKAAVSNGLGVFAPLKPPLDRIHQELKQAFDPDGVFNPGRLYPGL